A genome region from Salvia splendens isolate huo1 chromosome 19, SspV2, whole genome shotgun sequence includes the following:
- the LOC121779699 gene encoding receptor-like protein 43 isoform X2, protein MDTSFLLPFSLMLLITLSIFFTLTSSATLTTDQDALLAFKNAITVDTNGLLRNSWLTNTSICDWNGVSCGIKHHRVTALNLSNFALHGKLTRHLGNLTFLQTLDVSSNNFIGALPAELSKLRRLKQVNATSNNLSGEIPRGILTNMSLLEDIDLMYNKLSGELPSDICNNTPKLKRLFLGVNQIYGNIPRNIYKCSKMEELGLSRNMFNGNIPTQVGNLSMLTFLALSYNGLQGNTPSSIFNVSRLEFIYLRGNKLYGRIPTNLDSLLNLQGLYLSGNNLTGEIPKGIGHLSCLTHLDLAVNSLTGAIPKEIGHLTSLTFLALYSNGLTGNIPSSIFNVSSLESIYLYDNSISGSIPTIVDNLPNLLGLDLFKNNLTGEIPKGIEHLTSLTSLNLRRNSLTGSIPNQVCNLTSLRELRLGDNKFKGEIPTCVTNASQLTYIDLSSNSFTGPIPDFGNLRQLQFLYLSDNNLTGIESPNQELEFLSGLVNCRELVRLDISNNPMMNGILPASVGNLSTSLSSFTASNCSIRGIIPPEFGNLRMLEVLDLSKNQLKGFIPTTFSKGCRLLSLGLNGNKLEGALPRSLSNCRSLQVLHIGNNRIQDTFPVWTGNLTDLGVLILRSNNFSGTIPSLTSNTSLPFPKLQVFDISHNAFIGYLPQEYLRNFKGMIDVQENHRGEYGFPFPFPIPFRIPFPFPFPFPIPIAYEYSFTLTVKGSDQEYKRILIALTAIDMSSNRFSGTIPNSIGKLNSLIYLNLSHNCLTGGIPASLGNITKLESLDLSSNRLEGEIPTELTKLTFLSKVNFSLNNLSGKIPQSSGQFPTFDNTSYVGNSGLCGFPLTRKCEEPSPPVMMGEGDQDYGILEGFCWQAVVSGYGCGFVIGGIVGCLIFGYGRPKWLLEWIYRFYRIKMRRNVAPQRRRR, encoded by the exons ATGGATACCTCTTTCTTACTTCCTTTTTCACTCATGCTTTTGATTACATTAAGCATCTTCTTCACCCTTACCTCATCTGCAACGTTAACTACTGATCAAGATGCCCTTCTTGCTTTCAAAAATGCCATCACTGTCGACACAAATGGCCTCTTGAGAAACAGCTGGCTCACCAACACTTCCATATGTGACTGGAACGGCGTCTCATGTGGTATCAAACACCACAGGGTGACAGCTCTCAACCTCTCGAACTTTGCCCTCCATGGAAAGCTCACTCGACATCTGGGAAACCTAACGTTTCTCCAGACCTTGGATGTCAGCTCCAACAATTTCATAGGTGCCTTACCCGCGGAGTTGTCTAAACTACGCCGTTTGAAGCAAGTAAACGCGACATCTAACAACCTCAGTGGAGAAATACCGAGAGGTATCCTCACAAACATGTCTTTGTTGGAAGACATTGATCTGATGTATAACAAGCTATCAGGCGAGCTCCCAAGTGATATATGCAATAATACTCCGAAACTGAAGAGATTATTTCTCGGTGTCAATCAAATATATGGAAATATTCCAAGGAATATATATAAGTGCAGTAAGATGGAGGAGTTGGGGTTGTCGAGGAATATGTTCAATGGAAACATACCAACCCAAGTTGGGAATCTTAGTATGCTTACGTTTTTAGCATTATCTTATAACGGTCTCCAAG GAAATACTCCGTCTTCTATTTTCAACGTTTCACGGTTGGAATTCATATATCTCCGTGGCAATAAACTGTATGGAAGAATACCAACGAACTTGGACAGTTTACTCAACCTCCAAGGGTTATATCTTAGCGGGAACAACTTAACAG GCGAGATACCGAAGGGGATTGGAcatcttag ctGTTTGACTCATCTCGATCTTGCTGTCAATAGCTTGACAG GTGCCATACCGAAGGAGATTGGACATCTTACATCGTTAACATTTCTGGCCCTATATTCTAATGGCTTGACAG GAAATATTCCGTCTTCTATCTTCAACGTTTCCTCGTTGGAATCCATATACCTCTATGACAATTCTATATCTGGAAGTATACCCACGATTGTGGACAATTTACCAAACCTCCTAGGACTGGATCTTTTCAAGAATAACTTAACAG GCGAGATACCGAAGGGGATTGAACATCTTACCTCCTTGACTTCTCTCAATCTTCGTCGCAATAGCTTGACAG GTTCCATACCCAACCAAGTTTGTAACCTCACTTCACTGAGAGAACTACGTTTGGGAGACAATAAGTTCAAAG GAGAAATTCCAACCTGTGTCACCAATGCTTCTCAGCTTACTTATATTGACTTGAGCAGCAATTCATTCACTGGCCCCATCCCCGACTTCGGTAACCTAAGACAGCTGCAATTCCTTTATCTAAGTGACAATAATTTGACTGGGATTGAATCGCCAAATCAAGAATTGGAGTTTCTCTCTGGTTTAGTAAACTGCCGAGAATTAGTTAGGTTGGATATTAGTAACAATCCGATGATGAATGGTATCCTTCCGGCTTCCGTTGGGAACTTGTCTACTTCTCTTTCCAGCTTTACAGCATCTAACTGCAGCATCAGAGGCATAATTCCTCCTGAATTTGGAAATTTGAGGATGTTGGAAGTTTTGGATTTATCCAAGAATCAACTCAAAGGATTCATCCCAACTACATTTTCAAAGGGTTGTAGGCTTCTGTCACTCGGCTTGAATGGTAATAAGTTGGAAGGAGCGTTACCCCGATCCCTCTCCAATTGTCGAAGTCTGCAGGTTCTTCATATTGGAAACAACAGAATACAAGACACCTTTCCGGTTTGGACTGGAAATCTCACTGATCTTGGCGTCCTCATATTGAGATCCAACAACTTTAGTGGTACCATTCCTTCTCTCACTTCCAATACTTCTCTTCCATTCCCCAAGTTGCAAGTTTTCGATATATCTCATAATGCATTCATTGGCTATCTGCCCCAAGAATATCTGAGGAATTTCAAAGGGATGATAGATGTACAAGAGAATCATCGAGGAGAATACGGGTTTCCGTTTCCGTTTCCGATTCCGTTTCGGATTCCGTTTCCGTTTCCGTTTCCGTTTCCCATTCCCATCGCTTATGAATATTCGTTTACATTAACAGTGAAAGGTTCAGATCAAGAATATAAGAGAATTTTGATAGCCTTGACAGCAATTGACATGTCATCCAACAGATTCTCAGGCACTATACCAAATTCCATAGGAAAATTGAATTCATTGATATACTTGAATCTATCTCACAATTGCCTCACAGGAGGTATACCTGCATCTCTTGGAAACATTACGAAACTCGAGTCGCTGGACTTGTCTTCAAACCGGTTGGAAGGTGAAATTCCAACAGAGCTTACAAAGCTCACATTTCTTTCTAAGGTGAACTTTTCTTTGAATAATCTTTCAGGAAAGATACCTCAATCCAGTGGCCAGTTTCCCACATTTGACAATACATCATATGTTGGGAATTCTGGACTATGTGGATTTCCATTAACACGAAAATGCGAAGAGCCTTCGCCTCCAGTGATGATGGGAGAAGGTGATCAAGATTATGGTATTCTAGAGGGATTCTGTTGGCAGGCTGTTGTTTCTGGTTATGGATGTGGATTTGTAATTGGTGGTATTGTGGGTTGTCTGATTTTTGGGTATGGAAGGCCTAAATGGTTGTTGGAATGGATCTACAGATTTTACAGGATAAAGATGAGAAGAAATGTGGCAccacaaagaagaagaagataa
- the LOC121779699 gene encoding receptor-like protein 43 isoform X1 gives MDTSFLLPFSLMLLITLSIFFTLTSSATLTTDQDALLAFKNAITVDTNGLLRNSWLTNTSICDWNGVSCGIKHHRVTALNLSNFALHGKLTRHLGNLTFLQTLDVSSNNFIGALPAELSKLRRLKQVNATSNNLSGEIPRGILTNMSLLEDIDLMYNKLSGELPSDICNNTPKLKRLFLGVNQIYGNIPRNIYKCSKMEELGLSRNMFNGNIPTQVGNLSMLTFLALSYNGLQGNTPSSIFNVSRLEFIYLRGNKLYGRIPTNLDSLLNLQGLYLSGNNLTGEIPKGIGHLSCLTHLDLAVNSLTGAIPKEIGHLTSLTFLALYSNGLTGNIPSSIFNVSSLESIYLYDNSISGSIPTIVDNLPNLLGLDLFKNNLTGEIPKGIEHLTSLTSLNLRRNSLTGSIPNQVCNLTSLRELRLGDNKFKGEIPTCVTNASQLTYIDLSSNSFTGPIPDFGNLRQLQFLYLSDNNLTGIESPNQELEFLSGLVNCRELVRLDISNNPMMNGILPASVGNLSTSLSSFTASNCSIRGIIPPEFGNLRMLEVLDLSKNQLKGFIPTTFSKGCRLLSLGLNGNKLEGALPRSLSNCRSLQVLHIGNNRIQDTFPVWTGNLTDLGVLILRSNNFSGTIPSLTSNTSLPFPKLQVFDISHNAFIGYLPQEYLRNFKGMIDVQENHRGEYGFPFPFPIPFRIPFPFPFPFPIPIAYEYSFTLTVKGSDQEYKRILIALTAIDMSSNRFSGTIPNSIGKLNSLIYLNLSHNCLTGGIPASLGNITKLESLDLSSNRLEGEIPTELTKLTFLSKVNFSLNNLSGKIPQSSGQFPTFDNTSYVGNSGLCGFPLTRKCEEPSPPVMMGEGDQDYGILEGFCWQAVVSGYGCGFVIGGIVGCLIFGYGRPKWLLEWIYRFYRIKMRRNVAPQRRRR, from the exons ATGGATACCTCTTTCTTACTTCCTTTTTCACTCATGCTTTTGATTACATTAAGCATCTTCTTCACCCTTACCTCATCTGCAACGTTAACTACTGATCAAGATGCCCTTCTTGCTTTCAAAAATGCCATCACTGTCGACACAAATGGCCTCTTGAGAAACAGCTGGCTCACCAACACTTCCATATGTGACTGGAACGGCGTCTCATGTGGTATCAAACACCACAGGGTGACAGCTCTCAACCTCTCGAACTTTGCCCTCCATGGAAAGCTCACTCGACATCTGGGAAACCTAACGTTTCTCCAGACCTTGGATGTCAGCTCCAACAATTTCATAGGTGCCTTACCCGCGGAGTTGTCTAAACTACGCCGTTTGAAGCAAGTAAACGCGACATCTAACAACCTCAGTGGAGAAATACCGAGAGGTATCCTCACAAACATGTCTTTGTTGGAAGACATTGATCTGATGTATAACAAGCTATCAGGCGAGCTCCCAAGTGATATATGCAATAATACTCCGAAACTGAAGAGATTATTTCTCGGTGTCAATCAAATATATGGAAATATTCCAAGGAATATATATAAGTGCAGTAAGATGGAGGAGTTGGGGTTGTCGAGGAATATGTTCAATGGAAACATACCAACCCAAGTTGGGAATCTTAGTATGCTTACGTTTTTAGCATTATCTTATAACGGTCTCCAAG GAAATACTCCGTCTTCTATTTTCAACGTTTCACGGTTGGAATTCATATATCTCCGTGGCAATAAACTGTATGGAAGAATACCAACGAACTTGGACAGTTTACTCAACCTCCAAGGGTTATATCTTAGCGGGAACAACTTAACAG GCGAGATACCGAAGGGGATTGGACATCTTAGCTGTTTGACTCATCTCGATCTTGCTGTCAATAGCTTGACAG GTGCCATACCGAAGGAGATTGGACATCTTACATCGTTAACATTTCTGGCCCTATATTCTAATGGCTTGACAG GAAATATTCCGTCTTCTATCTTCAACGTTTCCTCGTTGGAATCCATATACCTCTATGACAATTCTATATCTGGAAGTATACCCACGATTGTGGACAATTTACCAAACCTCCTAGGACTGGATCTTTTCAAGAATAACTTAACAG GCGAGATACCGAAGGGGATTGAACATCTTACCTCCTTGACTTCTCTCAATCTTCGTCGCAATAGCTTGACAG GTTCCATACCCAACCAAGTTTGTAACCTCACTTCACTGAGAGAACTACGTTTGGGAGACAATAAGTTCAAAG GAGAAATTCCAACCTGTGTCACCAATGCTTCTCAGCTTACTTATATTGACTTGAGCAGCAATTCATTCACTGGCCCCATCCCCGACTTCGGTAACCTAAGACAGCTGCAATTCCTTTATCTAAGTGACAATAATTTGACTGGGATTGAATCGCCAAATCAAGAATTGGAGTTTCTCTCTGGTTTAGTAAACTGCCGAGAATTAGTTAGGTTGGATATTAGTAACAATCCGATGATGAATGGTATCCTTCCGGCTTCCGTTGGGAACTTGTCTACTTCTCTTTCCAGCTTTACAGCATCTAACTGCAGCATCAGAGGCATAATTCCTCCTGAATTTGGAAATTTGAGGATGTTGGAAGTTTTGGATTTATCCAAGAATCAACTCAAAGGATTCATCCCAACTACATTTTCAAAGGGTTGTAGGCTTCTGTCACTCGGCTTGAATGGTAATAAGTTGGAAGGAGCGTTACCCCGATCCCTCTCCAATTGTCGAAGTCTGCAGGTTCTTCATATTGGAAACAACAGAATACAAGACACCTTTCCGGTTTGGACTGGAAATCTCACTGATCTTGGCGTCCTCATATTGAGATCCAACAACTTTAGTGGTACCATTCCTTCTCTCACTTCCAATACTTCTCTTCCATTCCCCAAGTTGCAAGTTTTCGATATATCTCATAATGCATTCATTGGCTATCTGCCCCAAGAATATCTGAGGAATTTCAAAGGGATGATAGATGTACAAGAGAATCATCGAGGAGAATACGGGTTTCCGTTTCCGTTTCCGATTCCGTTTCGGATTCCGTTTCCGTTTCCGTTTCCGTTTCCCATTCCCATCGCTTATGAATATTCGTTTACATTAACAGTGAAAGGTTCAGATCAAGAATATAAGAGAATTTTGATAGCCTTGACAGCAATTGACATGTCATCCAACAGATTCTCAGGCACTATACCAAATTCCATAGGAAAATTGAATTCATTGATATACTTGAATCTATCTCACAATTGCCTCACAGGAGGTATACCTGCATCTCTTGGAAACATTACGAAACTCGAGTCGCTGGACTTGTCTTCAAACCGGTTGGAAGGTGAAATTCCAACAGAGCTTACAAAGCTCACATTTCTTTCTAAGGTGAACTTTTCTTTGAATAATCTTTCAGGAAAGATACCTCAATCCAGTGGCCAGTTTCCCACATTTGACAATACATCATATGTTGGGAATTCTGGACTATGTGGATTTCCATTAACACGAAAATGCGAAGAGCCTTCGCCTCCAGTGATGATGGGAGAAGGTGATCAAGATTATGGTATTCTAGAGGGATTCTGTTGGCAGGCTGTTGTTTCTGGTTATGGATGTGGATTTGTAATTGGTGGTATTGTGGGTTGTCTGATTTTTGGGTATGGAAGGCCTAAATGGTTGTTGGAATGGATCTACAGATTTTACAGGATAAAGATGAGAAGAAATGTGGCAccacaaagaagaagaagataa